From a region of the Cytobacillus sp. IB215665 genome:
- a CDS encoding NAD(P)-dependent alcohol dehydrogenase, which translates to MSSYDNSKEEILIKAITCIKYGPPEVLQLKEVEKPIPKNNEVLVKIHATAVTASDCVIRGFNMPGNPSFPKKQIMELMMRIFLGFSKPRNPIIGLVFSGVVESVGNDVEIFNKGDQVYGFTGNSRGTYAEYKCVCAKEIEQGELVLKPKNISHKEAAAIVYGGALAMHFMQDGDIQDGKKVLIYGASGAIGTTAVQLAKQLGAEVTAVCSSTNRELVKSLGADKVIDYTKEDSLNQLELYDFILDAVGKNKSSKLKSQCETALSNSGKYVSVDDGFLKIHPQYLIKLNELIEAGHVKAVIDRNYPLEEIVEAHKYVDQGHKKGNVVITV; encoded by the coding sequence ATGAGTAGTTATGATAATAGTAAGGAGGAGATATTAATTAAAGCGATTACATGCATTAAATACGGTCCACCTGAAGTCCTTCAGCTTAAAGAAGTGGAAAAACCCATTCCAAAAAACAATGAAGTACTCGTAAAAATACACGCAACTGCAGTAACTGCAAGTGATTGTGTAATCAGAGGTTTTAACATGCCTGGCAACCCTAGCTTTCCTAAAAAGCAAATCATGGAACTGATGATGAGAATATTCCTTGGGTTTTCGAAACCAAGAAATCCTATAATCGGACTCGTATTCTCAGGGGTCGTAGAATCAGTAGGTAATGATGTTGAGATATTCAACAAAGGTGACCAAGTGTATGGATTTACAGGAAATAGCCGTGGAACATATGCTGAGTACAAATGTGTATGTGCGAAAGAAATTGAGCAAGGGGAATTGGTGCTAAAACCGAAAAATATAAGTCATAAAGAAGCGGCAGCGATAGTGTATGGTGGTGCTCTCGCAATGCACTTTATGCAAGATGGTGATATCCAAGATGGGAAGAAAGTGCTTATTTATGGCGCTTCAGGAGCAATAGGGACGACTGCGGTGCAACTAGCAAAACAATTAGGTGCTGAAGTCACTGCGGTATGTAGCTCAACGAATAGAGAATTAGTGAAATCTCTAGGTGCAGACAAAGTAATAGATTACACTAAAGAGGATTCATTAAATCAATTAGAACTTTACGATTTTATCCTTGATGCTGTTGGAAAAAACAAAAGCTCGAAACTAAAAAGTCAATGTGAAACAGCACTTAGTAATAGTGGAAAATACGTGTCTGTAGATGATGGATTTTTAAAGATACATCCACAGTATCTTATTAAACTTAACGAGTTAATTGAAGCGGGACATGTTAAGGCAGTCATAGACAGAAATTATCCATTAGAAGAGATCGTTGAAGCACATAAATACGTAGACCAAGGTCACAAAAAGGGGAATGTAGTCATAACTGTATAA
- a CDS encoding DUF4386 domain-containing protein, whose amino-acid sequence MKAYRMTAVIVGVLYIIGTASGILSKLVTGDLLAGEDFLSKIAANPHQLNLGAFFILIMGLSLAAMPVFLYPLFKKKNEALALGMVVFRGPLEGSVYILAVVSWLLLSVFSKEFTAAGAEEASLQVIGNVLLQANDIMSPVTTIVFIIGAMLLYTLFYLTKLLPRWLSVWGLIGAVIYLAVDLLKLFGLNLNLEMLYAPLGVQEMIMALWLIIKGFNQAALNELLTAKHGK is encoded by the coding sequence ATGAAAGCATACAGAATGACTGCAGTGATCGTAGGTGTCCTCTACATTATCGGAACAGCATCAGGAATTTTAAGTAAGTTAGTTACCGGGGATCTACTTGCTGGGGAGGATTTTTTAAGCAAAATTGCTGCCAATCCTCATCAGCTTAACCTAGGCGCATTTTTTATTCTCATTATGGGGCTTTCTTTAGCGGCGATGCCTGTTTTCTTATACCCACTCTTCAAAAAAAAGAACGAAGCCCTGGCACTGGGAATGGTCGTTTTCCGAGGACCACTAGAGGGAAGTGTATATATCCTAGCGGTAGTCAGTTGGCTCTTGTTAAGCGTGTTCAGCAAGGAATTCACAGCGGCTGGAGCAGAGGAGGCATCTTTACAGGTAATTGGTAATGTCCTGCTTCAGGCAAATGACATCATGAGCCCCGTTACGACTATTGTTTTTATCATCGGGGCAATGCTGCTGTACACCCTCTTCTATCTCACCAAACTTCTCCCTCGTTGGTTATCTGTCTGGGGTTTGATCGGAGCGGTTATCTATCTGGCTGTCGACTTATTAAAGTTATTTGGACTAAACCTTAACTTAGAAATGTTGTATGCTCCGTTGGGTGTGCAAGAGATGATAATGGCACTTTGGTTGATTATTAAAGGATTCAATCAAGCGGCACTTAATGAGTTGCTGACTGCTAAGCACGGCAAATAA
- a CDS encoding LuxR C-terminal-related transcriptional regulator translates to MTNSILSTKLNIPIMRRELVVRSRLIKQLNDGMYRRLTLISAHAGFGKTTLVSEWLANCNCAVGWLSLEEGDNNPHSFLSYIIAAIQTIEEDLGDELLSLLGSPQPPKLEGILTSLLNEITSIPYNFILVLDDYHTIHTQPINDVMTFFLENMPSQMHLVITTREDPKLPLARLRARDQLTEIRNSDLRFTSPEAASFLNQVMNLKLSNNNIDNLVTKTEGWITGLQLAGISMGGHDDPSSFIKTFTGNHSFIVDYLVEEVLKQQSVYIQNFLLQTSILDRLCGSLCDAIMQDTFLKGQQSLEFIEKSNLFIIPLDNERRWYRYHHLFAELLKQKLLHSSDDTLVSSGIDIGQLHIRASIWYEKNNYEIEAFQHATAAGDVERAERLLLGNGIPLHFRGAVVPVMKWLETLTTDTLDAHPTLWVIYASVLSMSAQYNEVEPKLLAAERALHGLEKNMKTRNLIGHIAAIRALLATAQNNVDVIISESLIALENLSPSNLAVRTATTWKLGVAYELQGDNTKAKQAYSEAIATSNASGNKIIAILSTIALGNLQVKENLLMQAFKTYEQALKMKDDTPSSYSYHVYIGLARIYYEWNDLDTAIEYIEKSKQLAKYIENYNQIITCNLLYVQTLLAKKDLEVATNILNEIKQFAIQYDLEDRMSEVCETEVLLLLNQGKVHAARELAETYKHPHSQARVYLSQGDIAKAQHELNTYYQEVKQNGMREKMLKVKVLQAIVSYLDGETNEALQLLTDHLLEASSGRFVRTFLDEGEHMERLLTKAYANGIMPEYIDLLIQAFKLDYVAQQNMTQPQLLFDALSERELEVLQLIGQGFSNKEISKKLFIALDTVKGHNRRIFEKLQVRRRTEAVAKAREMGLL, encoded by the coding sequence ATGACTAATTCCATCTTATCTACGAAACTCAATATCCCAATAATGAGGCGCGAGTTAGTTGTACGAAGCCGTTTAATTAAGCAGCTAAACGATGGGATGTACCGGCGTTTGACTCTCATATCAGCTCATGCAGGTTTTGGGAAAACGACATTAGTGAGCGAATGGCTTGCCAACTGTAATTGTGCTGTAGGATGGCTGTCGCTAGAAGAGGGAGATAATAACCCTCACTCTTTTCTCTCTTATATTATTGCAGCAATACAGACAATAGAGGAAGATCTAGGTGATGAACTGTTGAGTTTACTCGGATCTCCCCAGCCACCCAAATTGGAAGGTATCTTAACTTCTCTTCTTAATGAAATCACTTCAATACCATATAACTTTATTCTCGTACTTGATGACTATCATACGATCCATACACAACCTATAAACGATGTCATGACATTCTTTTTAGAAAATATGCCTTCACAGATGCATTTGGTAATTACAACTCGTGAAGACCCTAAACTTCCTTTGGCACGTTTACGAGCAAGAGATCAGCTGACGGAAATACGCAACTCAGACTTACGCTTTACTAGCCCTGAAGCTGCTAGCTTCCTTAATCAAGTGATGAATTTGAAGCTGTCAAATAACAATATCGATAACCTAGTAACTAAAACGGAGGGATGGATTACTGGCCTTCAACTGGCTGGGATTTCAATGGGCGGACATGATGACCCATCAAGCTTTATAAAAACATTTACAGGAAATCACTCTTTCATAGTTGACTATTTAGTAGAAGAAGTTCTTAAACAACAGTCAGTATATATCCAGAATTTTTTATTGCAAACATCAATTTTAGATCGTTTATGTGGCTCATTATGTGATGCAATAATGCAAGATACATTTCTTAAAGGGCAGCAATCACTTGAGTTTATAGAAAAATCGAATCTGTTTATTATTCCTTTGGATAATGAGCGTCGCTGGTATCGGTATCACCACCTTTTTGCAGAATTGTTAAAACAAAAATTGTTGCATAGCAGTGATGATACCTTAGTGAGCAGTGGTATAGATATTGGGCAATTACATATACGCGCAAGTATTTGGTATGAAAAAAATAACTACGAGATTGAGGCATTTCAACATGCTACAGCTGCTGGTGATGTAGAACGAGCTGAACGTTTATTGTTGGGGAATGGGATCCCTCTTCACTTTCGTGGAGCTGTTGTCCCTGTAATGAAATGGCTTGAAACATTAACAACAGACACATTAGATGCTCATCCTACATTATGGGTTATATATGCTTCAGTACTCTCTATGTCTGCTCAATATAACGAGGTTGAACCAAAATTACTCGCTGCTGAAAGGGCCTTGCATGGACTTGAGAAAAATATGAAAACTCGGAACCTTATAGGGCATATTGCTGCCATACGTGCGCTGCTGGCTACAGCACAAAATAATGTAGACGTAATAATTTCCGAGTCTCTTATTGCACTAGAGAACCTAAGCCCAAGTAACTTAGCGGTTCGAACTGCAACTACTTGGAAGCTAGGTGTAGCCTACGAACTACAAGGAGACAACACAAAAGCGAAACAAGCATATTCAGAAGCTATTGCTACTAGTAATGCGTCAGGTAATAAAATAATTGCAATATTATCCACAATCGCCCTAGGGAACTTACAAGTAAAAGAGAACCTGCTCATGCAAGCATTTAAAACATACGAGCAAGCTCTAAAAATGAAAGATGATACGCCGTCATCATATTCGTATCATGTATATATTGGTTTAGCTCGTATTTATTACGAATGGAACGATTTAGATACAGCTATTGAATATATAGAGAAAAGTAAACAACTAGCGAAATATATAGAAAATTATAATCAAATTATTACGTGTAACCTTCTCTATGTCCAAACATTGCTTGCGAAGAAAGACCTTGAGGTCGCAACTAATATCTTAAATGAAATAAAACAGTTTGCTATTCAGTATGACTTAGAAGATCGAATGTCAGAAGTCTGTGAGACAGAGGTACTTTTATTGTTAAATCAGGGAAAGGTTCATGCTGCACGTGAATTAGCTGAAACATACAAACACCCACATAGTCAGGCAAGAGTATATCTTTCTCAAGGAGACATCGCTAAAGCTCAGCATGAGTTAAACACTTACTACCAAGAGGTAAAGCAAAATGGCATGAGAGAGAAAATGTTGAAGGTAAAGGTTTTACAGGCAATAGTTTCTTATTTAGATGGTGAAACAAACGAAGCATTGCAATTGTTAACAGACCATCTATTAGAAGCAAGCTCTGGTCGTTTTGTTCGAACTTTTCTTGATGAAGGGGAGCATATGGAACGATTATTGACCAAAGCATATGCTAATGGGATTATGCCAGAGTATATAGACCTTTTAATACAAGCATTCAAACTTGATTATGTAGCACAACAAAATATGACTCAACCTCAGCTCCTATTTGATGCTTTGAGTGAACGTGAGCTTGAGGTTTTACAGCTAATAGGACAGGGGTTTTCAAACAAAGAAATTAGTAAAAAACTATTTATTGCATTAGACACTGTTAAAGGACATAATCGAAGGATTTTTGAAAAGCTTCAGGTTAGAAGGCGCACTGAGGCTGTTGCCAAAGCACGTGAGATGGGGTTGCTGTAG
- a CDS encoding DUF4064 domain-containing protein, translated as MKRTGEIIISGIASILSALIAIIGAGMIYYLKNEEFLSELEDELALDYPDVAVTNITDFIESMASTAWLVMVAGFISLMLGLIAAFSLRGNKKPLLAGTSLIIAAVPITFITLVASLLNEILGYLTALLFLIAGMMSLVRKRKQTYVLEGTIRLEGENNTSPFKQ; from the coding sequence TTGAAGAGAACAGGAGAAATTATTATTTCAGGGATAGCATCCATCTTAAGTGCATTAATAGCTATTATTGGAGCCGGAATGATATATTATTTAAAGAACGAAGAATTTCTAAGTGAATTGGAGGATGAGCTAGCTTTAGATTATCCTGATGTGGCAGTAACCAATATAACTGATTTTATTGAAAGCATGGCTAGTACAGCATGGCTCGTTATGGTAGCGGGTTTTATTAGTCTGATGTTAGGTCTAATTGCCGCCTTTAGCCTGAGAGGAAATAAGAAGCCACTACTAGCTGGAACGTCGTTAATTATTGCCGCGGTACCAATTACCTTCATTACATTAGTAGCATCTTTATTGAATGAAATCCTAGGTTATTTAACAGCTCTGCTATTCTTAATTGCAGGAATGATGAGCTTAGTAAGAAAACGTAAGCAAACATATGTATTAGAAGGAACCATAAGATTAGAAGGCGAGAATAATACCTCTCCCTTCAAACAATGA
- a CDS encoding ABC transporter ATP-binding protein, producing MIEVKNVIKKYGRKRVLKDVSFTAKKGEVTCLIGINGVGKTTIMKSIMGLMPIDSGEILIDGERLHKGSYEKITFIPDSITMLPHMKIHEAFTFMADFYDCWNQQRATELLQFFKLNEADRISDLSKGNTAKMNLLLGLAMDVEYILMDEPFSGIDVFSREEIANVFTSELIKDRGVIITTHEINDIDHLIDKVVLLENGEVLKEFDTEEVRKSHGKSIIDVMREVYLV from the coding sequence ATGATTGAAGTGAAAAATGTCATAAAAAAATATGGTAGAAAGCGTGTATTAAAAGATGTTTCTTTTACTGCTAAAAAAGGGGAGGTTACTTGTTTAATTGGTATTAATGGTGTAGGTAAAACTACCATTATGAAATCGATTATGGGATTAATGCCTATAGATAGTGGTGAAATCCTCATTGATGGTGAAAGGCTCCATAAAGGGAGCTATGAGAAAATCACCTTTATTCCAGATTCAATAACGATGTTACCACATATGAAAATACATGAAGCCTTTACTTTCATGGCTGATTTTTACGATTGCTGGAATCAACAACGTGCCACAGAGCTGCTTCAATTCTTTAAATTAAATGAAGCTGACAGAATCTCAGATTTATCGAAAGGAAATACAGCAAAAATGAATCTTCTACTAGGATTAGCGATGGATGTTGAGTATATTCTAATGGATGAGCCTTTTTCAGGTATTGATGTGTTTAGTCGTGAAGAAATTGCAAATGTGTTTACTAGTGAATTAATAAAAGATCGTGGCGTCATCATCACCACACATGAAATAAACGATATTGATCATTTAATAGATAAAGTTGTTTTACTAGAAAATGGAGAAGTTTTAAAAGAGTTCGATACAGAAGAAGTGAGAAAGAGCCACGGGAAATCAATCATCGATGTGATGAGAGAGGTGTATTTAGTATGA